From the genome of Leptotrichia hongkongensis, one region includes:
- a CDS encoding NADH-dependent flavin oxidoreductase, whose protein sequence is MNSNKIFEKYTLNNGVEIKNRLVVTPMTLFVANEDGTFSEEDLKFMSKRGENIGMFIVEATLVADGGKAFTRQPEAINETHLPSLRKVAEILRNQGTKAILQIHHGGRLALPNVNKNDIIAPSYDNETKAREITTDEIDKLIQAFGNATDLAIQAGFDGVEIHGANRYLIQQFYSEITNRRTDEWGGNIEKRMKFPLAVIDEVNKVKNKHNADKFIIGYRFSPEEPGENGLTMVETFALIDELVKKPLQYLHVSLPDFYINAYRGGDTKKPAIQQIHDRINGKLPLIGVGNLYTGEQIAKALDTGWAEFTALGKTVILNHNIGTLILEKRENEIETELNLEREDKYDLGEFLWERAKDKSPLLPPIKNKK, encoded by the coding sequence ATGAATTCAAATAAAATTTTTGAAAAATATACATTAAATAATGGAGTAGAGATTAAAAATAGACTTGTGGTGACTCCTATGACTCTATTTGTTGCCAATGAAGACGGAACTTTCTCAGAAGAAGATCTTAAATTTATGAGTAAACGTGGAGAAAATATAGGAATGTTCATAGTAGAAGCTACTTTAGTTGCTGATGGGGGAAAAGCTTTCACAAGACAGCCCGAAGCTATCAATGAAACACATTTGCCATCTTTAAGAAAAGTAGCTGAAATTCTACGTAATCAAGGTACAAAAGCAATTTTACAAATACATCACGGCGGAAGACTTGCCCTTCCAAATGTAAATAAAAATGACATAATTGCTCCTAGCTATGATAACGAAACAAAAGCAAGAGAAATAACTACTGATGAAATAGATAAACTTATACAGGCGTTTGGAAATGCTACTGATTTAGCTATTCAGGCTGGATTTGACGGAGTGGAAATTCATGGTGCAAACAGATATCTTATCCAGCAGTTTTATTCAGAAATAACTAATAGAAGAACTGACGAATGGGGAGGAAATATAGAAAAAAGAATGAAATTCCCTTTAGCTGTTATAGATGAAGTAAATAAAGTTAAAAATAAACATAACGCTGACAAATTCATCATAGGATACCGTTTTTCACCTGAAGAGCCAGGAGAAAATGGTTTGACAATGGTTGAAACTTTTGCATTGATTGATGAACTTGTAAAAAAACCATTACAATATCTACACGTTTCACTTCCAGATTTTTATATAAATGCTTATCGTGGAGGAGATACTAAAAAACCTGCAATACAGCAGATTCATGACAGAATAAACGGAAAACTTCCGTTAATTGGAGTGGGTAATCTATACACAGGAGAACAGATAGCTAAAGCTCTTGATACAGGATGGGCAGAATTTACTGCTTTAGGAAAAACTGTCATTTTAAATCATAATATAGGAACTCTTATACTTGAAAAAAGAGAAAATGAAATTGAAACTGAACTGAATCTGGAAAGAGAAGATAAATACGATTTAGGTGAATTTTTATGGGAACGTGCAAAAGACAAAAGCCCTTTGCTTCCTCCAATAAAAAATAAAAAATAA
- a CDS encoding YcjF family protein, with protein MSENYYDDEFEKLKEELNNLKKEAGKDEEIDQENKIIEKKRKQEEEIEEVERQEKKAREIVDMSSVAAGGVGVIPIPFADAIPISGIQLNMIYQINEKFNVETEAKMIVSGLGTVIGASMIGRTVASNLLKFIPIVGSVASIGTAAAITKAMGEAYIITLKNLCIRYIKEGRPTNYLDMDDIVEEFKNNFKPPKK; from the coding sequence ATGAGTGAAAATTATTATGATGACGAATTTGAAAAACTAAAAGAAGAGTTAAACAATTTAAAGAAGGAAGCAGGAAAAGATGAAGAAATAGATCAAGAGAATAAAATAATAGAGAAAAAAAGAAAGCAAGAAGAAGAAATTGAAGAAGTAGAGCGTCAAGAAAAGAAAGCAAGAGAAATTGTTGATATGAGTTCTGTAGCAGCAGGTGGAGTAGGAGTTATACCAATACCTTTTGCAGATGCGATTCCTATTTCAGGAATACAGTTAAATATGATCTATCAAATAAATGAAAAATTTAATGTTGAAACAGAAGCTAAAATGATTGTTAGTGGACTAGGAACTGTTATTGGTGCTTCTATGATTGGAAGAACAGTAGCTTCTAATCTATTAAAATTTATTCCTATTGTTGGTTCAGTGGCTTCAATCGGAACAGCTGCTGCTATAACAAAAGCTATGGGAGAAGCTTACATAATAACATTGAAAAATTTGTGTATCAGATATATTAAAGAAGGAAGACCAACTAACTATCTTGACATGGATGATATTGTTGAGGAATTTAAAAATAATTTTAAACCACCTAAGAAATAA
- a CDS encoding metallophosphoesterase family protein produces the protein MELNIKRIKENDYQKIFVLTDIHGRFDLFEKLIAKIDLKKEDLLLILGDSCDRGKFSFELYNWYKDMIHRGYNIIHLMGNHENMLFESISDENSRLNWLYNGGNVTVKSFFEHQTEEKTTDEYWKNNKFYEEKWLFNFIEKMPHIVESENHLFVHAGIDFSKNLEDQEIKYLLWTRDNWYKKNNTGKIVYYGHTPQKNISIKNNCINLDSGCFFTDVLRCVEVKGNKLFVLKNNNVKIEKFDIKLIKKKVTEERKKEYKKLIKDYKEYIMDLENKLDKTKKDKKNLLEVKENLKKLIDLRRILEK, from the coding sequence ATGGAACTGAATATAAAAAGAATTAAAGAAAATGATTATCAAAAAATTTTTGTTTTGACGGATATTCATGGAAGATTTGATTTGTTTGAAAAACTAATAGCGAAAATAGACTTGAAAAAAGAAGATTTACTATTGATTCTTGGAGATAGTTGTGATAGAGGGAAATTTTCTTTTGAGTTATATAATTGGTATAAAGATATGATTCATAGAGGATATAATATTATTCACTTAATGGGAAATCACGAAAATATGCTTTTTGAATCAATAAGTGATGAAAACTCTCGTTTAAATTGGTTATATAATGGTGGAAATGTTACTGTAAAATCTTTTTTTGAACATCAAACAGAAGAAAAAACAACAGATGAATATTGGAAAAATAATAAATTCTATGAAGAAAAATGGTTATTTAATTTTATTGAAAAAATGCCACATATCGTTGAAAGTGAAAATCATTTATTTGTTCATGCAGGAATTGATTTTTCTAAAAATTTGGAAGATCAAGAAATTAAATATTTGTTATGGACTCGAGATAATTGGTATAAGAAAAATAATACTGGAAAAATCGTATATTACGGTCATACTCCACAAAAAAATATTAGCATTAAAAATAATTGTATAAATTTGGATTCAGGATGTTTTTTTACTGACGTTTTAAGATGTGTTGAGGTGAAGGGAAATAAATTATTTGTTTTAAAAAATAATAATGTTAAAATAGAAAAATTTGATATAAAATTAATAAAAAAGAAAGTAACTGAAGAAAGAAAAAAAGAATACAAAAAATTGATTAAGGATTATAAAGAATATATAATGGATTTAGAAAATAAACTAGATAAGACAAAAAAAGATAAAAAAAATTTGTTAGAAGTTAAAGAAAATCTTAAAAAATTGATTGATTTAAGAAGAATATTAGAAAAATAG
- a CDS encoding YjjG family noncanonical pyrimidine nucleotidase gives MNYKLVLIDLDDTLFDYPKTEEVAFRNTFEELGFFMESELGNEKKEEIYEKIKDRYKDVNLQLWKDLEKGAVDKDRLKVVRFEKIIEEFDLKYDPHEMSELYLKKLGEGIFPFEATEKLCEYLHSKYKVGIVTNGIKEVQHSRIENSTIAKYIDKIIISDEVGVNKPDKRIFEYAMNYFEIMDKSEVIMIGDSLGADIKGGQNAGIDTCWVNLRNNVNDTGIVPKYEVRKLEELFEIL, from the coding sequence ATGAACTACAAACTTGTATTAATAGATTTAGATGACACACTTTTTGATTATCCAAAAACTGAAGAGGTGGCATTTAGGAACACTTTCGAAGAATTGGGATTTTTTATGGAAAGTGAATTAGGTAATGAGAAAAAAGAAGAAATTTATGAGAAGATAAAAGATAGATATAAAGATGTGAATTTGCAGTTGTGGAAGGATTTGGAAAAAGGGGCTGTGGATAAGGATAGATTAAAGGTTGTAAGATTTGAAAAAATAATTGAGGAGTTTGATTTGAAATATGATCCGCATGAAATGAGCGAGCTTTATTTGAAAAAACTGGGAGAAGGGATTTTTCCATTTGAAGCAACTGAAAAACTATGTGAATACTTACATTCAAAATACAAAGTTGGAATTGTAACTAATGGAATAAAGGAAGTACAGCATTCACGAATAGAAAATTCAACAATTGCAAAATACATTGATAAAATTATCATTTCTGATGAAGTTGGTGTAAATAAGCCTGATAAACGAATATTTGAATATGCAATGAATTATTTTGAAATAATGGATAAATCTGAAGTTATAATGATAGGTGATTCATTAGGAGCAGATATAAAAGGTGGACAAAACGCTGGAATTGACACTTGCTGGGTAAATTTACGAAATAATGTGAATGATACTGGAATAGTTCCAAAGTATGAAGTGAGAAAGTTGGAAGAGCTGTTTGAAATATTATAA
- a CDS encoding MBL fold metallo-hydrolase, with amino-acid sequence MEVTQIRNATLKLNYGGKTFLIDPMLSKKGELPSFAPPIAPMPMSGNTAKNPLVELPMSVNEILKGVDAVIVTHLHADHWDLAAIQTIDKNITLFSQNESDEKKLREQRFKNVFILGENIKFGEITMTYVEGQHGSTPELLERAGKSCGVIFQNKNEKTLYLSGDTVWFSGVEKTLKQHKPEVVIINAGNNQFIEGGPLIMGADDVLKVHKTLPEAQLMATHMEAVNHAYLTRKELKKFAIKHNFYEKLNIPEDGETLKY; translated from the coding sequence ATGGAAGTAACACAAATAAGAAATGCAACTTTAAAATTAAATTATGGAGGAAAAACTTTTCTAATTGATCCAATGTTATCAAAGAAAGGTGAATTACCATCATTCGCACCACCAATAGCACCTATGCCAATGTCTGGAAATACTGCAAAAAATCCACTAGTGGAATTACCAATGTCAGTAAATGAAATTTTAAAAGGAGTTGATGCAGTGATTGTAACACATTTACATGCTGATCATTGGGATTTAGCAGCTATTCAAACTATTGATAAAAATATAACTTTGTTTTCTCAAAATGAGAGCGATGAAAAAAAATTACGTGAACAAAGATTTAAAAATGTCTTTATCTTAGGAGAAAACATAAAATTTGGTGAAATTACAATGACTTATGTTGAAGGGCAACATGGGAGTACCCCTGAATTGCTTGAAAGAGCTGGAAAATCCTGTGGGGTTATATTTCAGAATAAAAATGAAAAAACTCTTTATCTATCAGGCGATACTGTGTGGTTTAGTGGAGTTGAAAAAACATTAAAACAACATAAACCTGAAGTTGTCATTATTAATGCAGGAAACAATCAATTTATAGAAGGCGGTCCATTAATTATGGGAGCTGATGATGTTTTAAAAGTACATAAAACTTTACCTGAAGCACAACTTATGGCAACACATATGGAAGCTGTAAACCATGCATATCTGACACGTAAAGAATTAAAAAAATTTGCCATTAAGCATAATTTTTATGAAAAATTAAATATTCCTGAAGACGGAGAAACTTTAAAATACTAA
- a CDS encoding Lrp/AsnC family transcriptional regulator has protein sequence MDSVDKTIVDLLKKNSRIKVKEIAQIVNMSAPAISQRIIKLEESGVIDVFTIKINYNALGMSIHQFIHVKMIQMSHKNYLNFIEKYSKNVINHYRISGDTCYMLETRFNTNEKLTDFLRKLNIYANYKVNTVISVLK, from the coding sequence TTGGATAGTGTAGATAAGACAATAGTTGATTTATTAAAGAAAAATAGCCGTATAAAAGTCAAAGAAATAGCACAAATTGTGAATATGTCAGCACCTGCTATTTCACAGCGGATTATAAAACTTGAAGAATCAGGAGTTATAGATGTATTTACAATAAAGATTAATTATAATGCTTTAGGAATGTCTATACATCAGTTTATACATGTTAAAATGATTCAGATGTCTCACAAAAATTATTTGAATTTTATTGAAAAATATTCTAAAAATGTTATAAATCATTATAGAATTTCAGGCGATACTTGTTATATGCTAGAAACACGCTTTAATACAAACGAGAAATTAACAGATTTTCTTAGAAAATTAAATATTTATGCAAATTATAAAGTAAATACTGTAATAAGTGTTTTAAAATAA
- a CDS encoding patatin-like phospholipase family protein, translating to MTEKRKRFLFLIIFLLVNSFGISENLRDENYFVLKKDEQNLQESKKDSKKEVLENEPKIELDRDILNKEKKLENKKEITSQENKRIGLVLSGGTAKGLAHIGILKVLEEEKVPIEYATGTSMGSIIAGMYSVGYTPQEIEEIAISMDWMGLFSDKIERKDKGAIRNSIEDRNSTVIPMKNFMPKLPSGVVGGKTASQRLNEIFYGAIGIQDFRKFPRKFAAVATDLESGEGVMIDKGSIATAIRESLSLPSIFAPIRDGKRLYIDGGVTRNLPVQDVKVLGADYTIGVNVGDGFTKRDENKMNLVDVISDSTTIAGRQEVERQIRMLDLYMKPDLEKFESYDFSKVKELIAAGEKIARENIDEIRKLSNPELFEKLEEKRKEFRRTWKDEYNISGVVIEGNKKYKKEYFDKFLPKKLGVLSRLDMEKIVNNIYQNGDFTTVYYEVKNNDLVINVQEKPSDYLTLSGNINNEDLATVNVGFQGSKIINNTNVRYSVTGTVANEYGARGKATMELGKDSKALIYSEFEYKRDIIKNQKYNNGYFSFENRKFKIGAGIGFEMYKNLLFSIGGGYEISDVTKHQNNAENVRKAFPYYEAKLNYDTRDSLNFATKGIYFFSNYTLANSKEAKFNSLNAGGEINIPIGEKITITPRVSYLTTDGSNIPETYRPKMGGIRTADNSLEFAGMPADKIRGNSIFIGSLKAQYNLSKLVYLDTTYSRANISQKAYSFGNEEKESYKFGLGVKALSIPLYFGFAKVPGESWRYIINFGYSPE from the coding sequence ATGACTGAAAAAAGAAAAAGATTTTTATTTTTAATTATTTTTCTTTTGGTAAATAGTTTTGGGATTTCTGAAAATTTAAGAGATGAAAATTATTTTGTGCTAAAAAAAGATGAACAAAATTTGCAGGAAAGCAAAAAAGACAGTAAAAAGGAAGTTTTGGAAAATGAGCCTAAAATAGAATTGGACAGGGATATTTTAAATAAAGAAAAAAAATTAGAAAATAAAAAAGAGATAACTTCTCAGGAGAATAAGAGAATTGGGCTAGTACTTAGCGGGGGAACAGCGAAAGGGCTTGCTCATATTGGAATATTGAAGGTGCTGGAAGAGGAAAAGGTGCCTATAGAATATGCAACTGGAACGAGTATGGGAAGCATTATTGCGGGAATGTATAGTGTAGGATATACGCCGCAGGAAATAGAAGAAATAGCGATTAGTATGGATTGGATGGGGCTTTTTAGCGATAAAATCGAGAGAAAGGACAAGGGGGCTATAAGAAATTCAATTGAAGATAGAAATAGTACGGTAATTCCAATGAAAAATTTTATGCCAAAATTACCTAGTGGAGTCGTTGGAGGAAAAACTGCGAGTCAAAGGCTGAATGAAATTTTTTATGGAGCAATTGGAATACAGGATTTTAGGAAGTTTCCAAGAAAGTTTGCGGCAGTTGCTACTGATTTGGAATCTGGAGAAGGTGTTATGATTGATAAAGGCTCGATTGCAACGGCGATTAGAGAAAGTTTGTCATTGCCATCAATTTTTGCACCAATTCGGGATGGAAAAAGGCTTTATATTGACGGAGGAGTTACACGGAACTTACCTGTGCAGGATGTGAAGGTGCTGGGAGCAGATTATACAATTGGAGTGAATGTAGGAGACGGATTTACAAAAAGAGATGAGAATAAAATGAATTTGGTTGATGTAATTTCAGATTCGACAACAATTGCTGGAAGGCAGGAAGTGGAACGGCAAATTCGTATGCTTGACTTGTATATGAAACCAGATTTGGAAAAATTTGAGTCTTATGATTTTTCAAAGGTAAAAGAACTTATTGCGGCTGGAGAGAAAATTGCAAGAGAAAATATAGATGAAATTAGAAAATTATCAAATCCTGAACTTTTTGAAAAATTGGAAGAAAAAAGGAAAGAGTTTAGACGGACTTGGAAAGATGAGTATAATATTTCTGGAGTTGTAATAGAAGGTAACAAAAAATATAAAAAAGAATATTTTGATAAATTTTTGCCTAAAAAACTTGGTGTTTTAAGCAGGCTGGATATGGAAAAAATTGTTAATAATATTTATCAGAATGGTGATTTTACAACGGTTTATTACGAAGTGAAGAATAATGATCTAGTAATAAATGTTCAAGAAAAACCAAGCGATTATCTGACACTTTCGGGAAATATAAATAACGAGGACTTGGCAACAGTAAATGTTGGTTTTCAGGGAAGTAAAATTATAAATAACACGAATGTAAGATATTCAGTAACTGGAACGGTTGCAAATGAATACGGGGCAAGAGGTAAGGCAACTATGGAACTTGGAAAAGATTCGAAGGCCTTGATTTACAGCGAATTTGAATACAAACGTGACATTATAAAAAATCAAAAATACAATAACGGATATTTCAGCTTTGAAAACAGAAAATTCAAAATTGGAGCAGGAATTGGATTTGAAATGTATAAAAATCTGTTATTCTCAATTGGTGGAGGCTATGAAATTTCAGATGTGACAAAACATCAGAATAATGCTGAAAATGTAAGAAAAGCCTTTCCATATTATGAAGCTAAGCTAAATTATGATACAAGAGACAGCCTTAATTTTGCAACAAAAGGTATTTACTTTTTCTCAAATTATACTTTAGCAAACTCAAAAGAGGCTAAATTTAACTCATTAAATGCAGGTGGAGAAATTAATATTCCGATTGGAGAAAAAATAACAATTACTCCAAGAGTATCTTATTTGACAACAGATGGAAGCAATATTCCAGAAACTTACAGGCCAAAAATGGGAGGAATACGAACAGCTGATAATTCATTGGAATTTGCTGGAATGCCAGCAGATAAAATTCGTGGAAACAGTATTTTTATTGGAAGCCTGAAAGCTCAATATAATTTGTCAAAACTTGTATATTTAGATACAACTTATTCAAGGGCAAACATTTCTCAAAAAGCCTACAGCTTCGGAAATGAAGAAAAGGAAAGCTATAAATTTGGGCTTGGAGTGAAAGCCTTGTCAATTCCGCTTTACTTTGGATTTGCAAAAGTTCCGGGAGAAAGCTGGAGATACATTATAAACTTTGGATATTCGCCAGAATAA
- a CDS encoding Rid family detoxifying hydrolase, translating to MKKIPEAVGPYSAFRKAGDFLYISGQIAINPENQQIEAVTVEEQARQVLENLKAILENNGLTTKNVIKTTVLLDNINDFAAVNNIYAEYFTEPYPARSAFAVDKLPKGVLVEIEAIAYFGE from the coding sequence ATGAAAAAAATACCAGAAGCAGTTGGACCATATTCAGCCTTTAGAAAAGCAGGCGACTTTTTATATATTTCAGGACAAATTGCAATAAATCCTGAAAATCAGCAAATTGAAGCTGTTACAGTAGAAGAGCAGGCAAGACAAGTTCTTGAAAACTTGAAAGCAATCTTAGAAAACAACGGATTAACAACAAAAAACGTTATAAAAACAACTGTATTATTAGACAACATCAATGACTTCGCAGCAGTAAACAACATTTATGCAGAATACTTTACTGAACCATATCCAGCAAGATCAGCCTTTGCAGTAGATAAATTACCAAAAGGAGTTTTGGTGGAAATTGAAGCAATAGCTTATTTTGGAGAATAA
- the cls gene encoding cardiolipin synthase, with translation MLHGLAIIISSWIIPFERLHYLIIIVLTVSVLLSDKSPNAMLAWIFTIFTFPLGGAVLYLLFGINWRRNKIISKKMKGEEKKLYSRIFNFMQRDVSDIFRSQDFFYYNRLENVDGNTDKMTEAEIKATIRNQIDTMIKNINLGSQQSELVKMLYEAEGTFLTNNDSYKLFFHGKEAFDSIISDIENAKSMIYMEYFIWKADELGERIKNALLKKAKEGVKIKLLFDGVGTWKLPRKYKKELRNAGIEIRWFLDVKFFISKMNYRNHRKIALIDNNIVHTGGMNVGQEYIDGGKRFDSWRDTNIRITGEIIGQYLAIFVTDWLNSGGKDDFIEDIKKEAVHELEEQKPIDKQEKLEYLMQVSSSGPDTEWTTLKYLYSKMIATAKEEVLIQSPYFVPDYDLISQLKMAALSGVKIKIMVTGVPDKKMPYWIAETYFAELIEAGIEIYRYTAGFLHSKNIIVDEKISTLGTCNFDMRSFEINYEVNSVFYNEEISKDLKAQFTKDLEVCEKFDEARLKKVTFMKRLRNSVFKLISPIM, from the coding sequence ATGCTGCATGGACTGGCTATAATTATTTCAAGCTGGATAATTCCGTTTGAAAGGCTGCATTATCTGATAATTATTGTTTTGACAGTATCGGTACTGTTGTCGGATAAATCGCCGAATGCGATGCTTGCCTGGATTTTTACAATTTTTACATTTCCACTTGGTGGAGCGGTTTTGTATCTTTTGTTTGGGATTAACTGGAGAAGGAATAAGATAATTTCTAAGAAGATGAAGGGGGAAGAAAAAAAGCTGTATTCAAGGATTTTTAATTTTATGCAGCGGGACGTATCGGATATTTTTAGATCACAGGACTTTTTTTATTATAATCGTCTTGAAAATGTAGATGGAAACACAGATAAAATGACTGAAGCAGAAATAAAAGCTACGATACGGAATCAGATTGATACAATGATAAAAAATATTAATTTAGGCAGTCAGCAAAGTGAACTTGTAAAAATGCTGTATGAGGCTGAAGGGACTTTTTTGACCAATAATGATTCGTATAAATTGTTTTTTCATGGGAAAGAGGCATTTGATTCGATTATTTCTGATATAGAAAATGCAAAAAGTATGATTTATATGGAATATTTTATTTGGAAGGCTGATGAACTTGGGGAAAGAATAAAAAATGCACTTTTGAAAAAGGCTAAGGAAGGAGTTAAAATAAAATTGCTTTTTGACGGAGTGGGAACTTGGAAATTGCCTAGAAAATATAAAAAGGAACTTAGAAACGCTGGAATTGAGATAAGATGGTTTTTAGATGTTAAATTTTTTATTTCCAAGATGAATTATCGTAATCATAGAAAAATAGCGTTAATCGATAATAATATAGTGCATACTGGCGGCATGAATGTAGGGCAGGAATATATAGACGGTGGAAAGAGATTTGATAGCTGGAGGGATACAAATATTCGGATTACAGGAGAAATAATTGGACAGTATCTGGCAATTTTTGTTACAGATTGGCTAAACAGCGGTGGAAAAGACGATTTTATTGAAGATATAAAAAAAGAGGCAGTTCACGAACTGGAAGAGCAAAAACCAATAGATAAGCAAGAAAAACTGGAATATCTGATGCAGGTTTCCTCAAGCGGGCCTGACACAGAATGGACAACTTTGAAATATCTATATTCTAAAATGATTGCAACGGCGAAAGAGGAAGTGCTGATTCAAAGTCCATATTTTGTACCTGATTATGATTTGATTTCACAACTGAAAATGGCGGCTCTTTCTGGAGTGAAGATAAAGATAATGGTTACAGGAGTGCCAGATAAGAAAATGCCTTACTGGATAGCAGAAACTTATTTTGCGGAATTAATTGAAGCAGGCATTGAGATTTACCGTTATACAGCGGGATTTTTACACAGTAAAAATATTATTGTGGATGAAAAAATATCAACTCTTGGAACGTGTAACTTTGATATGCGGAGCTTTGAAATAAATTACGAGGTAAATTCGGTATTTTATAATGAAGAAATTAGTAAGGATTTGAAAGCACAGTTTACAAAGGATTTGGAAGTATGTGAAAAATTTGATGAGGCAAGATTAAAAAAGGTAACTTTTATGAAACGACTAAGAAACTCTGTGTTTAAACTGATTTCACCGATAATGTAA
- the truB gene encoding tRNA pseudouridine(55) synthase TruB: protein MEKDFTKDGLILLNKSKGISSFGAINHLKRMIKAKKVGHAGTLDPMAEGLMIVMINDATKFSDSLMKKDKEYYVEMELGYKTDTYDSEGTVVEKYTSEINISDSEIIQAVNSFKGKIKQIPPMYSAIKIDGKKLYDLARKGIEVERAERDVEISEIREIKVMRPEKNSENAQNIKISFYAKVSSGTYIRSLVYDIGEKLGVFATMTRLVRTKIDKYVIEDAISLEKVEDEIEKLKELVRGKKEIESFWATKDDVDIWAEKISEIASFVKIEDVLDYFGINVSNEKYGKLKNGMTVIDTFKKFENIDKEISEVNVRENQKFKVYVRNRSTNIREFKGIVKIVNIRGDKIYLKRDKYFL from the coding sequence ATGGAGAAGGATTTTACAAAGGATGGACTGATACTTTTAAATAAAAGCAAAGGGATAAGTTCGTTTGGGGCGATAAATCATCTGAAAAGAATGATAAAGGCCAAAAAAGTAGGACATGCTGGAACCCTTGACCCAATGGCCGAGGGACTTATGATTGTTATGATTAATGATGCTACAAAATTTTCTGACAGTTTGATGAAAAAAGATAAGGAATATTATGTGGAAATGGAACTTGGCTATAAGACAGATACTTATGATTCAGAAGGGACAGTTGTTGAAAAATATACTTCTGAAATTAATATAAGTGATTCTGAAATAATACAGGCTGTAAACAGTTTTAAAGGCAAGATAAAGCAAATTCCTCCAATGTATTCCGCAATAAAAATTGACGGTAAGAAACTTTATGATTTGGCAAGAAAAGGGATTGAAGTGGAAAGAGCCGAAAGGGATGTAGAAATATCAGAAATTAGAGAAATAAAGGTAATGCGTCCAGAGAAAAATTCAGAAAATGCTCAAAATATTAAAATTTCATTTTATGCAAAAGTTAGCAGCGGGACTTATATCCGTTCATTAGTTTATGATATTGGAGAGAAATTAGGAGTTTTTGCCACAATGACAAGACTTGTGAGAACTAAAATTGATAAATATGTTATCGAAGATGCAATTTCATTAGAAAAAGTTGAAGATGAAATTGAAAAATTGAAAGAACTTGTTCGAGGAAAAAAAGAAATTGAGTCTTTTTGGGCTACAAAGGATGATGTTGATATATGGGCTGAAAAAATTAGTGAAATAGCCAGTTTTGTAAAAATAGAGGATGTGCTGGATTATTTTGGAATAAATGTTTCTAACGAGAAGTATGGAAAGTTGAAAAATGGTATGACAGTTATTGATACGTTTAAAAAATTTGAAAACATAGATAAAGAAATCAGTGAAGTAAATGTGAGAGAAAATCAGAAATTTAAGGTATATGTGAGAAATAGGAGTACAAATATAAGAGAGTTCAAGGGAATTGTGAAAATTGTAAATATTAGAGGAGATAAAATCTATTTGAAGAGAGATAAATACTTTTTGTAA
- the ruvC gene encoding crossover junction endodeoxyribonuclease RuvC, translated as MRILGIDPGTAIVGYAVVDYENGKYVPLDYGCIFTDKDEDMPVRLEKIYDGLENIINLWKPTDMAIEDLFFFKNQKTVIKVGQARGVITLAGQKNNLNLYSYTPLQVKMGIASYGRAEKKQIQEMVKLILKLEKIPKPDDAADALAIAITHINSKIGFGGFDRGDNITKKLNKITSNRIKLEDYKKLMK; from the coding sequence ATGCGGATTTTAGGGATAGATCCTGGTACAGCAATAGTGGGATACGCCGTTGTAGATTATGAAAATGGTAAATATGTACCACTTGATTATGGCTGTATTTTTACGGATAAAGATGAGGATATGCCAGTAAGGCTGGAAAAAATTTATGATGGACTGGAAAATATTATAAACCTTTGGAAGCCGACAGATATGGCAATTGAAGACTTATTTTTCTTTAAAAATCAGAAGACAGTAATAAAAGTTGGACAGGCTCGTGGAGTTATTACTTTAGCTGGTCAAAAAAATAATCTAAATTTATACAGTTACACTCCGCTTCAAGTAAAAATGGGAATTGCAAGTTATGGTAGAGCTGAAAAAAAGCAAATTCAGGAAATGGTAAAATTAATATTAAAATTAGAAAAAATCCCAAAACCTGACGATGCTGCAGATGCACTTGCTATCGCAATTACTCACATTAATTCCAAAATAGGATTTGGTGGTTTTGATAGAGGAGATAACATTACCAAAAAATTAAATAAAATTACTTCTAATCGAATAAAACTGGAAGATTACAAAAAATTGATGAAATAA